TCTGCATGTTAAGGTGTAACTGCCGGGTGTCACCAGATTTCCGGTGATTGACGGACTGACGGATATTGATGCGGCCGTGCAATCTAGCGTCAATTCTGGATTCCTCTGTGTCCAGCATGCATATAGGATTGTATTCGATGAGAATACTGTGGATTCGCTTACAGGTTCACCATTAGGCTCTAAAGACCATCCGGACATCATGCATCTGTTCTTGATGAACTGAGGCATGTCCATGCTGGCGATGTCAGAACCTTTCGGTACAACCCTCGAGACTTTACCGATGCCTTCGAAGAGACCTCCGTTTCCATCGAACAGGATTGTTATTCCCTCTGTGTTGAGGCCGACAGTCACGCGATTCTTGGTGACATCTGATATGCAAAGCTTTCCATCCGTTATGCGAACATTGGCATCGTTACATTCTGGAAGAAGGACTCTGCTGATGGTATCATTGATATTGAGTATCAACGACATCTCACTTGATTCAGAAACACTGTATGAGATCTCATGGCCCTCCACTTTACTAGGAACGTATACTGTGCTGCTACCAACGTGATATCCTAGATATAAGTCGCCTAATACCGACAACTGACGGAGAACATCGTTTGAGCTATCGGCATCTGCGAAGTAGTTCACAACACCTCCGCCGTTGAATGCGTCGACCACATCCCATGAACCGTCAAGAGGATGGGTGAAAATGATGGTCTCCAACGATGAATCTGCATTGACACAGCTTTCGGCGAATGATATGCCGCCTCCGACTATGAGCGTCTGAACTATTCCGGGTATCACACCATCCTCGATCACCAATCCGGACCTCATGAGAGTCAAGGTGGTAGAATCCGACATGACCAGGACAAGCTTTGATTTTCCATTCTTCGTGAGGAATAGGATATCATCCTCATAACTGAAATTGGTATTGTTTCCAGAGCAGTTTACTGAATCGGCTTTCTCCAGCCCTTTCTTATTAACGGCCACGGTGTTATCCCTGATTGTAAGGACGGACGATTGTACAGATGCCAATGGTGTCGAGCTATCCACTATGGTCGCGTCGCACTCGAAGACTCCGACGGGCAACATGACTTTCTGTCCGTTGACATAATCCAAATGGTCACAATTCCTTAGATCCACAACTACGTTGGATGAGGAACCCATATAGTTCCTAAGATCGGAACCTTGCTCGAATTTGACCAGACTGACGCAGTCGAATGCCATATCGCCAATATACTGAACCGAAGCAGGAACTGTGATCTGACTTCCGCTCAGTATCTTCATTCCCGATTTGAAGGCTTCTTTTCCGATTTTGAGCAAGGATTCAGAGAGCTTGATTTGAGAATCTTCAGAAACCGAATACAAGAAGCTACCTCTTCCGATTTCGACAAGATACTTACACTCGCTCAGGTCAATTGTTGATACATGACTGTATCCGGAGAATGCATAGTCGCCCACTGATCCCAACTGGGAACCTTGAGCGAATATTATTGAGAATCCTTCCGAGGTCAAGATACGGCGATCTATGGTAGAACCTTTAGCATTCTCAGATATTGTATTCATTCCCGGTTCCTTATTGCTCCAGGGAACATTATCGACCCAAGAGAATGCGGCAAAACCAATGGAGTTGACTGTTGCCGGAATGACCATACCGCTGTCCGAATTGATGTTGACCGCTAATGACCATAGACTTGCGTTTTCAGCATCTGGGTTGATATTGTTGTTCCTCTTTGCAAATGCGAAATCACCGATAGAAACCAGATTGAAACCGCTACCCACATTGACCTTGGTAAAGGACGGGTTCAAGAAGAACGCCCCCCTCAGTATGTCGCATCCATATCCTTTCTGCGAGGATTCGAATGTCACCATTCTCAATTCATTATTGCTGCTGAAAGCGTACTGATCGATGGTTGTCAGACGAGAATTTGAGCATACTGTAATGGTTTCTAAGTTATCACAGTGGTAGAATGCCTTGATACCTATTGACTCTATACTGGACGGAACAGATAATGAAGTTATTTCCGTTTTAGCAAAGAGATAATCGGGAATGGATGTGACCGAATCTCCAATCGAAATGACAGAAATGTTTGCATTCTCCATCGGATATGTTCCATCACTAAGGGAAATCCTCCAATTCACATCGCGGTCATAGACGAAATTGTCAATCGTGCACGAAGCAAAGGCTCCTGATTCGACCGTGGTGACGGTCGATGGGATTGTAAAAGAATCGAAATGCCCTGTAACGCTTAGCAGAACGGTTCCGTCAATGCTGAGCTGAACTGATCCGATGGATGCAGTGACTGTGAAAGATGCTTCATCAGACATATCTGAAGCCGATGCGGTCACAGTGTACGTACCTGCGGCTAGCTGTCCGACACTGAGCGTATGTCCGAAAGTCGTTCCGGACACCACGCAGGGATCCACGGGCGAGGAGTATGACGGTCCGGTGACTATGACGTTGACCAGACCTGCGGATGAGGTTCCCGAGAACGTGACCGTTCCGGAATCGCTGTCATAGGACACGCTCGAGATGGTCACGTAGCCTGCAGGCTGGGGTGACGACTGCTGTACCGTGAACGTCCTGGAATCCTGATGTCCGGAGGCCGATGCGGTCACAGTGTACGTACCTGCGGCTAGCTGTCCGACACTGAGCGTATGTCCGAAAGTCGTTCCGGACACCACGCAGGGATCCACGGGCGAGGAGTATGACGGTCCGGTGACTATGACGTTGACCAGACCTGCGGATGAGGTTCCCGAGAACGTGACCGTTCCGGAATCGCTGTCATAGGACACGCTCGAGATGGTCACGTAGCCTGCAGGCTGGGGTGACGACTGCTGTACCGTGAACGTCCTGGAATCCTGATGTCCGGAGGCCGATGCGGTCACAGTGTACGTACCTGCGGCTAGCTGTCCGACACTGAGCGTATGTCCGAAAGTCGTTCCGGACACCACGCAGGGATCCACGGGCGAGGAGTATGACGGTCCGGTGACTATGACGTTGACCAGACCTGCGGATGAGGTTCCCGAGAACGTGACCGTTCCGGAATCGCTGTCATAGGACACGCTCGAGATGGTCACGTAGCCTGCAGGCTGGGGTGACGACTGCTGTACCGTGAACGTCCTGGAATCCTGATGTCCGGAGGCCGATGCGGTCACAGTGTACGTACCTGCGGCTAGCTGTCCGACACTGAGCGTATGTCCGAAAGTCGTTCCGGACACCACGCAGGGATCCACGGGCGAGGAGTATGACGGTCCGGTGACTATGACGTTGACCAGACCTGCGGATGAGGTTCCCGAGAACGTGACCGTTCCGGAATCGCTGTCATAGGACACTTCCTGTAAAGAGGTTGTTCCCGACCCCTCGAGGCCGGGAAGAGGGATTATAGCGATGGAGCACGCCACCACTATTGCAGCCGCGAGAATCATAACAGATGTGTAGCGTGCCATCTAATCCCTCACGCCGTTGCAGGTTCGTAGTGGCACCAGCACACATAGGATGCTGGCAAACCGTTAGTCACTCCGTCTACCAGTTGGACGACCACCTGGTTCAGGCCCTCTGCGGAGAAGATCGCCACATCGGAACCTGAGCCGTTGGTCAGCACAGGCTTCGAATAGTAGTTGATCACCGTCGAACCCTGGTTGCCGTATTTCACAGTGATAAACAGCCTTGGATCCTGCATGCTGGTGACATCGCTCTTTCCGTCAATCTGGATGCTGAGGACGATGTTGGAACCGTCCTTGATTCCCGAACAGGTCATCGAACTTGCCTCGGGAACCTGTGGCTGGTCCTGCACTTTCTCGAAGACTGCCTCGATGGTTACAGCGGATTCGCCCATTGTGAACCTGTTATCGCTGCCTACAGTCACACCGCCGGATGTTACGTTCCAATTCTTGAACACATAACCTTCTGCAGGAGTCGGGGTCAGCTCAATGACATCCTGGTTGAAATAATAACCGGATTGCCTAAGCACCTGCATCGATGTTTTACTGTATCCGGCACCACCTTGCAATTCACTTTCTCTCACAGGGCCTAAGAAATTTGCAACCAATTTCATGTCAACAGACCCGTGTTCAGCTGATATGGAGACAAGCTTTGAATTAAATGTCACTGTAATCGTAACATTCTTGTCAGGCATGGTGAAGAAGTAATACCAGTATTCTGGAGCTGTTAAACCATCTGTGTCTTGATGGCTTTTCGATGTAACGTCTACAGAGTTATTGTCTGAATCGGTTACTACAATGCTCTGAATCATGCCGTTAGTACTTGGAAATGGGGACACCCTTACCAGTTGTCCTGAAGCTGCTGAACTTATCGGGAACCTATTATCGCTATCGGCTACATGAGTATCTACATCGGTTGCGGCGTATGCGTAAGCAACTCCTCCGTTACAGACTATTTGTACGTCATTCAGTTTTAGAACGTTGATTGTAGCTGTCTTTTCACCCAACACTGTCGTATTGTTCGTTTTAGTTCCGTTAATACTTACTTTCAGAGTAAAACTATCTTGTTCAATTTCACCGTCTTTATGGATTTTCAAATCGATTATTACTTTTTTTTGCGTTACAGCGTTACCTGTCGAATCTTCGGTTATCGACCAAAGTATCTGTATTCCACCGTTGCTAATTGTGCTGCCTTGAACCGTTGTTACATCTTCACTCTGTTGAGTGATCTCTGCAGAGGTTACTGTCGAATCCCCCACCGTCAATGTAATAAATGCCCTGAAATTAGCATCACTTAGCCTCTGTGAGGCCGAAGTCATGGCTTTTACATTAGTAAGATGTAATTCGTAATCAGACGAGGGATCCCAACTCAATGATGCTGGAAAACTAGTCCAAATATATGATGCTGGATCCCCCTCTACAGAATTTGTATCGTCATATATTGTTTGAAAACAGAATAAACTTAAGGCAATTATCGATAGCAACGCAACAATTCTTTCTTTTTTGCTCATATGACTCCCTCGATAATATGTGTTGAAAACAATTCTCATGAGCTGCTTTTTTTATTAGAAACCCAAAAAGAAAGGCTGAGTTTCCCCAGCCGTTTGTTTTCAACTAAAGGTGTATATCACCCAGAATTCATTCAATACCTGATTAGAATCGAAGTGCATAGGGGAATAGTATCCAAGAGTCCATTGTAGATATTCGTCACCTGGCAAAACCGCATTGGGATCTAAAGATTCCCAATAATAGTATGTTGTAATACCCGACTCCGTCGTAGAAGTTGTTCCTATCCCAAACAAAGAATTCATCCACGAATAGTATGTATAATAGCCAGTATGCGCTATATATGCAGTCATCTGCCCAGAGAGACTGGCACCCACTGCATCCAAAAGTGCAAGATATGCATCAGACCCATATCCATAAACAGTAATTCCGTTTCTTATATCCTGTGTGGTTATTGTTTGATACTCATAAGTGGTTCCATTGAACACTTTGACCTGTGTTCCTGCAGGAATGTTTACTCTATTTGTCTCATCAGCCAAGAAAAAACTACATAGGAAATCAGAGTCGCCCTGCACTTCAGTCAATCCGATCATTCCAGTGATGGTTGTATAATCGTGGTATGCTCCCTGTCCATCCTGTGTAACGATAGCAACGTTCGCGTATGCTGCATAATGTCCATCGACGTTGACTGCTGCGTAATCAGCATACGGTCTGAACCATCCGAGAGGATAGTTAGTTATGTCGTTCCATGCCTCGTCTGCATTGTTGTATGCATAGATCTTGAAATTCGCTGAATTGTTCACCGCGGTGATCAGTCCGTAGTCCTTGTCAGGATTGTATCCTGATTTCCAGCTGCTGTTGTCTGTGGTTATCGTGTACCCGAGTGTCGAGTCTACGTTGTCCACTGCAATATACAAGTTGTATGCAATCGTCGTTGCAGAAGCCCACTGCGAGCTGTTTTCGTTGTAATAATACACCTTAACAGATCCGGTTGTTGTTGCATCGGAATCATCCGATACTCCGACAACAGCGATCCCTGCCACTGCCAGCATCATGAATGCTGCCATTATGGCAAATGCCTTTGTCTTCATGTTCTTTACTCCTTTGTATTTTTGATGTGTCTTCTAACCTCGTTCGAGATCAGTACCGACACTCGGCTTTCCCTTCAGGCCCCATACCGGCTTCGTCCCATTTGGGGGGGGGGGGGTCCCCCACAGACCTAGGTCTCCGGTCCCCCTCTTTCTCGCTTGTAGGAAAGCCCCGCTTTGTTTTACGAGAAAGCCCGCTAACTACACGCTTTTACAAAGTATATGAACTTCCGTGCTAACCTTAAACGATATGCGTTCCAATGCGTTTTTTCGTCGGAAAATCTGACTTTTTGAGAGTTGGAAATATGCTCCGATATGACCCGATCCGGCTACTAAATTTCGGCTGCGGAAAGGGGTCTAGACATGCGTCGGAGACGCGGAGAAGGATGATCCGTATTTAAGCAACCGAGGATTTCCATATAGACGTCTTTATTATCATATCATGTATCATAAATAGGAAGATGTGACCATCCATTGATCATGGCGAGAGGACACGACCGCTATCGTGATTCGATTCGATTGCTTGATCGCATGCGATGCATAATCGCCCTCTCATCTTCAAACTTCTTTGATTCGATGATTGCAAACGAACGATGATAAGGCTTCTGCGCGGATGTGGGACGGGGGCTTAATTTTGCATTACAATTGTATTACATATCATAATGGCAAGCTGCACAGTCCGTATGAGCGACAGAGACAAGGACCTCATGGAATCGTATGCCGAGTTCTACGGCGTGACCCTCAGCGAGTTCATCAGGCAATCCGTAATGGAGAGGCTGGAGGATGAGTTCGACATCAGATGCGCCAACGAGGCGTACTCCGAATATCTCGAGGATCCCGAGAACGTTACCGTTCCGGAATCGCTGTCGTAGGATACTTCCTGTAAAGAGGTTGTTCCCGACCCCTCGAGGCCGGGAAGAGGGATTATAGCGATGGGGAACGCACCACTATTGCAGCCGCGAGAATCATAACAGATGTGTAGCGTGTGCCATATAATCCCTCACGCCGTTGCAGGTTCGTAGTGGCACCAGCACACATAGGATGCTGGCAAACCGTTAGTCACTCCGTCGACCAGTTGGACGACCACCTGGTTCAGGCCCTCTGCGGAGAAGATCGCCACATCGGAACCTGAGCCGTTGGTCAACACAGGCTTCGAATAGTAATTGATCACCTTCGAACCCTGGTTGCCGTATTTCACAGTAATGAACAGCCTTGGATCCTGCATGCTGGTGACATCGCCCTTTCCGTCGATCTGGATGCTGAGGACGATGTTGGAACCGTCCTTGATTCCCGAACAGGTCATCGAACTTGCCTCGGGAACCTGTGGCTGGTCCTGCACTTTCTCGAAGACTGCCTCGATGGTCACAGCGGTATCCCCCATTGTGAACCTGTTATCGCTTCCAACGGTCACTCCTCCGGAGGTGACATTCCACTGTTTGAACACATACCCTTCTTCCGGTGTCGGAGTCAGTTCGATGACATCCTGATTGAAGTAGTAATCACCACTTCTTTTCACCTGGAATGAATTTACCTGATATCCTGCACCACCGGACATATCATTCAATTCCTTGACGGGACCGAGGAAATTTCTAACAAGTTTCTTGGATACAGACCCATGATCAGATACTAATGATAATTGATGCGAATTGAATTCCACCGTTACCGTAACATCGGAATCTGGCATCGTGAAAAAATAGTACCAATACTCTGGGGCGGTCAGACCTGTAGTCTCTATATGAGATTTTGTCGTTACATCTAAAACGTTGTTACTTGAATCCTTGACAGATACAGAACTTATCATACCATTTGTACTTGGAAATGGAGATATTCTGACCAACTGTCCTGAAACCGCAGAGCTTATCTGCCCCTTGCTCTGATTTGCACTATCCATAACAAATGTTTCAACATCATCAGCTGGATAAATGTAAACAGATCCCCCAGTAGATACTGTATTGATCCCGTGAGATGTCCCTGCTCCTGCGATGTTAAATGTAAATGTCCTTTCTAGTTCATTCACCACATTCGTATTTGTGTTCAATCCACGTGCCTTGATCTTAACCAACACCTTATCCACATCTACAGGACCTGTGGAAGATAGTTCGAAATTCATCTTCATGACTTTTGAACTTACTTTGAGTACTTGCCAATTCAAATTTACAGCGCCAATATTCAAAACAGGGCCGTCCCACGAGACCTGATTTTGTTCAAAAGTTACCGATTCCTCTGATTTAGAAGACTGCCCAACGACCAATGTGATGGTCGCATGAGAATCGTCGTTGAACGGACCAGTATCTGAGACGCCTTGTATCTGCATCGACGATATATTAACAACGAAGGACGTTGTCGGATCCCAATCTTGGGCTGCGGGTTCAGTAGTCTTGAACGTTGGAGCTTTATAGTTTGGTGTTGAATAATCTGGAGTCGCTTCGGCATCCTCGAAGAAAACCATCGACATCGATGTAATTGTAAGGATTGCACCGATCAGCAATACACTAAGCATAACTATCTTTGGATTCATGCCCCCTCCCTATCCGATTAAGTATCACCGATACATCTTTCGGATGAATTAAAGGGGCTGGGAATTTCCCAGCCTTTTACCTCAATTATAGCTCTCGACGTATGTCAGGTTGAAAGCAGTCATGTGCTGTGCCGAATCAGGATGTTCAATGGAATAGTATCCAAGTGTCCAACTGACCCAGTATCCGCTGGTG
The nucleotide sequence above comes from Methanomassiliicoccales archaeon LGM-RCC1. Encoded proteins:
- a CDS encoding leucine-rich repeat protein, translated to MARYTSVMILAAAIVVACSIAIIPLPGLEGSGTTSLQEVSYDSDSGTVTFSGTSSAGLVNVIVTGPSYSSPVDPCVVSGTTFGHTLSVGQLAAGTYTVTASASGHQDSRTFTVQQSSPQPAGYVTISSVSYDSDSGTVTFSGTSSAGLVNVIVTGPSYSSPVDPCVVSGTTFGHTLSVGQLAAGTYTVTASASGHQDSRTFTVQQSSPQPAGYVTISSVSYDSDSGTVTFSGTSSAGLVNVIVTGPSYSSPVDPCVVSGTTFGHTLSVGQLAAGTYTVTASASGHQDSRTFTVQQSSPQPAGYVTISSVSYDSDSGTVTFSGTSSAGLVNVIVTGPSYSSPVDPCVVSGTTFGHTLSVGQLAAGTYTVTASASDMSDEASFTVTASIGSVQLSIDGTVLLSVTGHFDSFTIPSTVTTVESGAFASCTIDNFVYDRDVNWRISLSDGTYPMENANISVISIGDSVTSIPDYLFAKTEITSLSVPSSIESIGIKAFYHCDNLETITVCSNSRLTTIDQYAFSSNNELRMVTFESSQKGYGCDILRGAFFLNPSFTKVNVGSGFNLVSIGDFAFAKRNNNINPDAENASLWSLAVNINSDSGMVIPATVNSIGFAAFSWVDNVPWSNKEPGMNTISENAKGSTIDRRILTSEGFSIIFAQGSQLGSVGDYAFSGYSHVSTIDLSECKYLVEIGRGSFLYSVSEDSQIKLSESLLKIGKEAFKSGMKILSGSQITVPASVQYIGDMAFDCVSLVKFEQGSDLRNYMGSSSNVVVDLRNCDHLDYVNGQKVMLPVGVFECDATIVDSSTPLASVQSSVLTIRDNTVAVNKKGLEKADSVNCSGNNTNFSYEDDILFLTKNGKSKLVLVMSDSTTLTLMRSGLVIEDGVIPGIVQTLIVGGGISFAESCVNADSSLETIIFTHPLDGSWDVVDAFNGGGVVNYFADADSSNDVLRQLSVLGDLYLGYHVGSSTVYVPSKVEGHEISYSVSESSEMSLILNINDTISRVLLPECNDANVRITDGKLCISDVTKNRVTVGLNTEGITILFDGNGGLFEGIGKVSRVVPKGSDIASMDMPQFIKNRCMMSGWSLEPNGEPVSESTVFSSNTILYACWTQRNPELTLDCTAASISVSPSITGNLVTPGSYTLTCRSVNNGYEVLGWMVNGEIVSGSIDEPLVLNVQDDTTVSLMYRFHSSSSGLDAVSNRGMPTSEEILQMVQAYSLGGPLDTSSNIWKGHSSVPLIVDDRVYFRAGNYLYVAESDTGYVLKSVPSREAEAYYHSVGYGAGVIVDYPTSKVYDLDLNQLYVLDRQVTGVEYYDGYFYTSGSSVYRFTPDDVDVSRSDESKQLEFIGTIEKSFSSYGFTSSVFVDHYLYRIVTEGASRGIGVMDLDTKQVERFYFDSLESMFLDDGWISYYDGVLYMSAYSEGLFGAVGSINNSRIAYCTVDGLNHGTEKYYEFRDNGFVSQFLVVGGIGYVNCESKLYAFDMSLGELRSPRSVDSSFGHGSMSVDVSHMDEVGSPVYIYMIPYDGYTQSTFCIIKDSGIGAQRHLEKSDANYLPRQWNSQTVRPDIDGRIVWYNDSGHIFTYTTPEKNPYFFFIDDGEKAGWYQAYGKNMYDAARSLGDEILSIDGTFSASRLFGNTVADAKIMAVHAPTDTIMQYDWSVVDSFNNRHFDTDHYIIITAGDAIVQKGSVYTYWDGSAFKTYSFKENIGDRNLIGVQMVPGNSASLVQFFEGDEEIDDSYIIGVVGSDVLGDFPRVHKDGYLPVWKDSSGNEVTSLEGTKFVSGGTVYKLSWEKIHSYEISVTKTEVKDNTLKLEYTIETTDESGLNIQVQAAYSDMTFVREPIEAKIAEDGKITLVYTNTGESAPVKALVTAYKGNILVLAEYIDLTESGSS
- a CDS encoding DUF6290 family protein; the protein is MASCTVRMSDRDKDLMESYAEFYGVTLSEFIRQSVMERLEDEFDIRCANEAYSEYLEDPENVTVPESLS